The genomic interval TGATCGGAAAGGCGACGAACGCGCAGCTGCGCCAGGGATTCGAGACGCATCTGCGCGAGACGGAAGGGCAGATCAAACGCCTCGAACAGGTGTTCGAGATGCACGGTCACAAGCCGAAGGCGGTCAACTGCCCTGCCATCGACGGGATCATCAAGGAAGCCAACGAGACCGCCGGCGAGGTCGCCGACAAGGAGGTGCTCGATGCCGCCCTGCTCGCGGCGGCGCAGGCTGTCGAGCATTACGAGATCGCACGCTACGGCACCCTCGTCGCGTGGGCCAAGCGGCTCGGCCGCGACGATTGCGCGGCGGTGCTCCAGCAGACGCTCGACGAGGAAAAGGCGACTGACCAGAAGCTCACGGCTCTGGCCGAGAGCCGGGTGAACCAGAAGGCGGCCTGAACACCCCGACGAAAGGACCACCGTGGCTCCGTCACCGGTCGGCTCTGATCGGATCGGCAACCCGGTGATCCCGTCGTGCCGGACGTAGCGGTCCTCGTGCCTTCCGGCGCGGGGCCCTTGCGTTCGGCCCGGCCCTTCCCTTTGCTCTGCCCGCGTCTCGCACTGAGCCGCTTTCACACCGGTACTGCCGATGACCGCCCTCTTTCCCTTCGACAACAGCTACGCGCGCTTGCCCGGCCGCTTCTTCGGCCGGGTCGTGCCGACGGCGGTCGAGGCACCCCGGTTGGTCCGGCTGAACCGGGCGCTGGCCGTGGATCTCGGCCTCGATCCCGATCGTCTCGAAAGCCCGGAGGGCGTCGACGTCCTGGCCGGACGGCGGGTTCCGGAAGGTGCGGAGCCGCTAGCGGCGGCCTATGCCGGGCACCAGTTCGGGCAATTCGTGCCGCAACTCGGCGACGGGCGTGCGATCCTGCTGGGCGAGGTCGTCGGTCGCGACGGGCACCGCCGCGACATCCAACTCAAAGGATCTGGCCCGACTCCCTTTTCCCGCCAGGGCGACGGACGCGCCGCCCTCGGTCCGGTGCTGCGCGAGTATCTCGTGAGCGAGGCGATGCACGCCCTCGGCATTCCGACCACCCGCGCGCTCGCGGCCGTGAGCACCGGCGAGCGGGTGATCCGCGAGACGGTGCTGCCGGGCGCGGTGCTGACGCGTGTCGCATCGAGCCATATCCGAGTCGGGTCGTTCCAGTTCTTCGCCGCCCGCGGGGACGTCGAAGGTCTGCGCGCGCTCGCCGACCACGCCATCGCGCGCCACGATCCCGAGGCGGCGCGTGCCGACAATCCCTACCGCACCCTGCTGGACGGTGTGATCCGCCGTCAGGCCGAGCTGGTCGCGCGTTGGCTCACCGTCGGCTTCGTCCACGGCGTGATGAACACCGACAACATGTCGATTGCCGGCGAGACCATCGATTACGGTCCTTGCGCCTTTCTCGACACCTACGACCCCGCAACCGCCTTCAGCTCCATCGATCGCCATGGGCGCTACGCCTACGGCAACCAACCGCGCATCGCCCTCTGGAACCTCACCCGGCTCGCGGAGGCCCTGCTGCCCCTTCTCTCGGACGACGAGACGCAGGCTGTTGCCGGAGCCGAGGCTGCGCTGACCGGCTTCGCCGGCCAGTTCGAGGCGGCCTATCACGGCGGATTGAACCGCAAGCTCGGTCTCGCCACGACGCGCGACGGCGATCCCGCACTTGCGGGCGATCTCCTGAAAACCATGGCCGAGAACGA from Methylobacterium sp. AMS5 carries:
- a CDS encoding ferritin-like domain-containing protein, coding for MGLFTKDIKSLDDLFVHTLQDVYYAENQITKALPTMIGKATNAQLRQGFETHLRETEGQIKRLEQVFEMHGHKPKAVNCPAIDGIIKEANETAGEVADKEVLDAALLAAAQAVEHYEIARYGTLVAWAKRLGRDDCAAVLQQTLDEEKATDQKLTALAESRVNQKAA
- a CDS encoding protein adenylyltransferase SelO; the encoded protein is MTALFPFDNSYARLPGRFFGRVVPTAVEAPRLVRLNRALAVDLGLDPDRLESPEGVDVLAGRRVPEGAEPLAAAYAGHQFGQFVPQLGDGRAILLGEVVGRDGHRRDIQLKGSGPTPFSRQGDGRAALGPVLREYLVSEAMHALGIPTTRALAAVSTGERVIRETVLPGAVLTRVASSHIRVGSFQFFAARGDVEGLRALADHAIARHDPEAARADNPYRTLLDGVIRRQAELVARWLTVGFVHGVMNTDNMSIAGETIDYGPCAFLDTYDPATAFSSIDRHGRYAYGNQPRIALWNLTRLAEALLPLLSDDETQAVAGAEAALTGFAGQFEAAYHGGLNRKLGLATTRDGDPALAGDLLKTMAENEADFTLTFRRLGEAAPGPDGEPDPAAVEAVRSLFIDPTAFDRWAEGWRRRLEEEAGDAAARRQMMRAANPAFIPRNHRVEEMITAAVERQNFASFETLLMVLARPYDDQPDFAQYAEPPEGGGRGYRTFCGT